Proteins encoded by one window of Candidatus Nomurabacteria bacterium:
- a CDS encoding KH domain-containing protein, which yields MNDDKAFLEYIVKALVDNPNDVKIDRTVDEMGVLITLTVNQADMGKIIGRQGNTAKAIRTLLRVIGMKNNARVNLKINEPEGGMKAPGASSVEAAMEDLKGI from the coding sequence ATGAACGACGATAAAGCGTTTCTCGAATATATAGTCAAAGCATTGGTCGACAATCCTAACGATGTGAAGATCGACCGTACGGTTGATGAAATGGGTGTCCTCATTACGCTTACTGTAAATCAGGCAGATATGGGTAAAATTATCGGTCGCCAAGGTAACACAGCCAAAGCTATCCGCACGCTCCTACGCGTCATCGGTATGAAGAACAATGCTCGAGTCAATTTGAAAATCAATGAACCAGAAGGTGGTATGAAAGCTCCAGGTGCTTCGTCTGTTGAAGCAGCGATGGAAGATTTGAAGGGAATATAG
- the rpsP gene encoding 30S ribosomal protein S16, producing MLMIRLQRIGRKNEAHYRVVLTDSKNSTKSGKFLEILGTFNPHGGKMTINKDRIAHWMKMGAKLTDTMHNHMIKEGVITGKKRNVLSKKSPTKKRKEAKGAA from the coding sequence ATGTTAATGATCAGATTACAGCGAATAGGGCGAAAAAACGAAGCGCATTACCGCGTCGTTTTAACTGATTCTAAAAACAGCACCAAGAGCGGTAAGTTTCTCGAAATCTTGGGGACCTTCAATCCTCATGGCGGCAAAATGACGATCAACAAAGATCGCATAGCACACTGGATGAAAATGGGTGCCAAGCTAACTGACACAATGCATAACCACATGATCAAAGAAGGCGTGATTACCGGCAAGAAACGAAATGTCCTCTCAAAGAAAAGCCCAACCAAGAAACGCAAAGAAGCTAAAGGAGCTGCATAA
- a CDS encoding ATP-dependent Clp protease proteolytic subunit, giving the protein MKKHQKSPLPSFTPEEQLERRIVFITQNGLSKKDLLSLNDKLYKLCQENTEPIFIFFETNGGNVKAGYQMYRLILEEYREKYNVVIVGVAWGRVDSIGALVFQACTIRIMYEPGSSLYFHLISAKSKPITAETDLKALFEEQKKEKETLQLPQEQMYGFFLNASTKKISKDCLRELFRMDTRIPPLPAIELGFADKVIYECDFNNLTAIL; this is encoded by the coding sequence TTGAAAAAACATCAAAAATCTCCACTGCCTTCTTTCACACCAGAAGAACAGTTGGAACGCAGAATTGTTTTTATTACACAAAATGGTCTAAGTAAAAAAGATCTTCTTTCTTTAAATGATAAACTGTACAAACTTTGCCAAGAAAATACAGAACCAATTTTCATTTTTTTTGAAACAAATGGGGGCAATGTAAAGGCAGGCTACCAAATGTATCGTTTAATTTTAGAAGAGTATCGTGAAAAATATAATGTTGTAATAGTTGGGGTTGCATGGGGACGAGTAGATTCTATTGGTGCATTAGTATTTCAAGCTTGCACCATACGTATTATGTATGAACCTGGCTCTTCTTTGTATTTTCACTTAATTAGCGCAAAATCAAAACCGATTACTGCGGAGACTGATTTGAAAGCTCTTTTTGAGGAACAAAAAAAGGAAAAAGAGACGTTGCAACTTCCACAAGAGCAGATGTATGGATTTTTCTTGAATGCATCAACAAAAAAAATATCAAAGGATTGTTTGCGTGAACTTTTTCGTATGGATACTCGTATTCCACCACTACCCGCAATCGAATTAGGATTCGCCGATAAAGTTATATACGAATGTGACTTCAATAATCTCACAGCTATACTTTAG
- the rnr gene encoding ribonuclease R — MKPKHKPKGAKLKPHKNKHDHGAKKSDSLLEGALSVSGKGIGMLRLKEKKLEIEIMPEYLHTALHGDVVTVKTLHKGKGGKASGEVVDILARAKPGFAGVLETHNDKYYLLPSDSKMYTDILIDKANLNGAKVGDKIFVTITKWTEGSMPEGNIQEVLGKPYENNAEMRAIALERGFATDFPPIVEREAHALLTEKPDLSTRRDFRTIPTFTIDPFDAKDFDDALSFQTLPDGTYEIGIHIADVSHYVRPGTELDKEAYNRATSVYLVDRTIPMLPEILSNDLCSLKEGVDRLTMSAVFIIDTNAHVLKEWFGRTIIHSDRRFTYEDAQAILNAGEGQFYDELKVLDTLGKKLTKGRFREGAISLEQDEVKFVLDEYGVPLKVVRKTRIDTMKLIEEFMLLANKSVAKHIALGAPKDERVFIYRVHDTPDKERIEELVFFLKSLGYTLKLKDGLPSPQDINRLMQEIEDKPERATIQTAIVRSMAKAIYSTNNIGHYGLAFKYYTHFTSPIRRYPDVIVHRLLMEYLEKRKINKEHFANYTASALHSSMREKQAADAERGSIKYKQVEYMADHIGETFQGVISGVTEWGLYVEEKETKCEGMVKLRDLTDDYYVFDPKRMRVVGEKKKKVYRIGDELTVKVVTANLEKKIIDYAIIEK; from the coding sequence ATGAAACCAAAACACAAGCCAAAAGGTGCAAAACTAAAACCCCACAAAAATAAACACGATCATGGCGCTAAAAAATCCGATTCACTTTTGGAAGGCGCTTTGTCTGTCTCAGGCAAAGGCATAGGCATGCTCAGGCTCAAAGAAAAGAAGCTTGAGATCGAAATCATGCCTGAGTATTTACACACTGCACTCCATGGTGATGTTGTCACCGTCAAAACTCTCCATAAAGGCAAAGGTGGCAAGGCAAGCGGCGAAGTAGTCGACATACTTGCTCGCGCCAAACCTGGTTTCGCAGGAGTACTTGAAACCCACAACGATAAATACTATCTTCTACCGTCAGATTCAAAAATGTATACCGATATATTGATAGACAAAGCCAACTTAAACGGCGCAAAAGTTGGAGATAAAATTTTCGTCACGATTACAAAGTGGACTGAAGGCTCTATGCCAGAAGGCAACATCCAAGAAGTACTCGGTAAACCATACGAGAACAATGCCGAAATGCGAGCCATCGCACTTGAACGTGGTTTTGCAACTGACTTCCCTCCGATCGTTGAACGTGAAGCACATGCATTACTAACTGAGAAACCGGATCTCAGTACTCGCCGAGATTTTAGAACTATTCCTACGTTTACGATCGATCCATTTGATGCCAAAGATTTCGATGATGCACTATCATTTCAAACTCTCCCTGACGGCACGTACGAGATCGGTATTCATATTGCCGATGTATCGCACTATGTTCGCCCAGGCACAGAGCTCGACAAAGAAGCCTACAATCGTGCCACGTCAGTCTATCTCGTTGATAGGACGATTCCCATGCTTCCTGAAATTCTTTCCAATGATCTCTGTAGTCTCAAAGAAGGCGTCGACAGATTAACGATGAGTGCAGTTTTTATTATTGATACTAATGCGCACGTACTCAAAGAATGGTTCGGTCGCACCATCATTCATTCAGACAGACGTTTTACCTACGAAGACGCTCAGGCAATCCTCAATGCTGGCGAAGGGCAATTTTATGATGAACTCAAAGTGCTCGACACGCTTGGCAAGAAACTTACAAAAGGCCGCTTCCGTGAAGGCGCTATATCACTCGAGCAAGATGAAGTTAAATTCGTCCTTGATGAGTATGGGGTACCACTCAAAGTAGTCAGGAAGACTCGCATCGATACAATGAAACTTATTGAGGAATTTATGCTTCTTGCAAATAAGAGCGTTGCGAAACATATTGCTTTGGGGGCACCGAAAGATGAGCGAGTTTTTATTTACAGAGTCCATGACACTCCCGATAAAGAACGCATTGAGGAACTGGTTTTCTTCTTGAAATCCCTAGGCTACACACTCAAGCTCAAAGACGGTCTTCCGTCCCCACAAGATATCAATCGCCTCATGCAAGAAATTGAAGACAAGCCGGAACGCGCAACGATCCAAACCGCAATCGTCAGATCAATGGCCAAAGCAATTTATTCAACCAACAATATTGGCCACTATGGACTCGCTTTCAAATACTACACACACTTCACCTCCCCGATCCGCCGATACCCAGACGTTATTGTCCATCGTTTATTGATGGAATATTTAGAGAAACGGAAAATCAACAAAGAGCATTTTGCCAATTACACAGCATCGGCACTGCATTCATCGATGCGAGAGAAACAAGCAGCCGATGCTGAGCGAGGATCGATTAAGTATAAACAAGTTGAATATATGGCAGACCACATCGGCGAAACATTCCAAGGTGTGATTTCTGGTGTTACCGAATGGGGACTCTATGTTGAAGAAAAAGAGACAAAGTGTGAGGGCATGGTCAAGCTTCGCGATTTGACTGATGATTACTATGTCTTCGATCCAAAGCGCATGCGTGTCGTCGGTGAAAAGAAAAAGAAAGTCTATCGTATCGGCGACGAATTAACCGTAAAAGTTGTTACAGCAAACCTTGAGAAAAAAATTATTGATTACGCCATTATCGAAAAGTAA
- a CDS encoding CapA family protein, with product MGKKQLKLLSQIGMTIVALAVGIAIAAGIFSGASILGTTIKSTSVKILAYINKPVTHIEQALQGQPLATTQALFDPNAPIEIKLGNVSDGDFSPPESGKVIRINLDTMQLDQYEDGTLKNTMKVLSKGKVGSYWETPGGNYTVLTKEEKHLSSMGQVWMPWSMQFFGNYFIHGWPYYPNGNPVTDIGYSGGCIRLSNDDAKSLYKWADLRTEVSIYNTKGTLPKEVALRSPYFLRNPNITPQVSAGAFVVGDIESGDILLQKNMNAIHPIASVSKLMTALVALDIVHQRAFAKISNQALATSGQNAGFTTHDHLKNSDILYPLLMQSSNDAAEILAEQNGRKSFIIAMNEKVGSLGLLATSFDDPSGLSAKNTSTALDLFKLVRHISTFKNYIFDITTTKQYSTSSHAWVSSNQFLNVSGYVGGKSGYTDPAKQTGISLFKVPISEFETRTIAVTLLQSDDRRTDVLKLMDYVKKNMYLGAPRAIKVATNTATPSKKVSLLFGGDIMLDRGVKTSVEKNFGGDYNKLFDNIGSIKDADITFVNLEGPVSDVGNNVGSKYSFRMDPKVLPALLNAGIDIVSFANNHVGDWNKAAFNDTLGRLTKNGILYTGAGSSKAQAEEPTIIEKNGLKVGYLGFSDVGPDWVAATDKASGILLASDPDFEGIIRRARAKVDILIVSVHWGTEYKEHTAHQSYLAHRAIDNGASLVIGHHPHVEQATETYKDGLIVYSLGNFIFDQYFSPETMQGLIVSVDFDGNKITTVTKSTVKLNTMYQPESITPKE from the coding sequence ATGGGAAAAAAGCAATTGAAACTACTAAGCCAAATTGGTATGACCATCGTGGCACTTGCAGTCGGCATTGCCATTGCTGCTGGTATTTTTAGTGGTGCATCTATACTAGGGACAACTATCAAATCAACGAGTGTAAAAATACTCGCCTATATAAACAAGCCTGTTACCCATATTGAACAAGCATTACAAGGGCAACCACTAGCGACAACCCAAGCGCTATTTGATCCCAATGCTCCCATTGAAATCAAACTCGGCAATGTTAGCGATGGTGATTTTTCTCCGCCAGAATCTGGCAAAGTCATCCGCATTAATCTAGACACGATGCAGCTAGACCAATACGAAGATGGGACTCTCAAAAATACAATGAAAGTGCTTTCCAAAGGCAAAGTCGGTTCGTATTGGGAAACACCTGGCGGCAACTACACCGTATTAACCAAAGAAGAAAAACATCTCTCAAGTATGGGGCAAGTATGGATGCCGTGGAGCATGCAATTTTTCGGCAATTATTTTATCCATGGCTGGCCGTACTATCCAAATGGCAACCCAGTGACTGACATCGGCTACTCTGGCGGCTGTATTAGACTTTCAAATGATGATGCCAAATCACTCTATAAATGGGCAGACCTTAGGACTGAAGTATCTATTTACAATACTAAAGGTACATTACCGAAAGAAGTCGCCTTGAGGTCACCGTACTTTTTAAGGAATCCAAACATCACTCCGCAAGTGAGCGCGGGGGCATTTGTTGTAGGTGATATCGAATCAGGCGACATACTGCTACAAAAAAACATGAATGCCATTCACCCTATTGCGTCTGTCTCCAAACTCATGACTGCACTCGTTGCGCTCGATATAGTCCATCAGCGTGCCTTTGCCAAAATTTCAAACCAAGCATTAGCAACAAGCGGACAAAACGCAGGCTTTACCACACATGATCATCTAAAAAATTCTGATATCCTCTACCCACTCTTGATGCAATCGTCAAATGATGCAGCAGAAATTTTAGCAGAACAAAATGGCCGCAAAAGCTTTATAATCGCAATGAATGAAAAGGTTGGCTCACTCGGACTTTTAGCAACTTCATTTGATGACCCATCCGGACTCTCAGCAAAAAACACCTCGACCGCGCTTGATCTGTTTAAGCTTGTTCGGCATATCTCCACATTTAAAAACTATATCTTCGATATTACGACGACCAAACAATACTCCACTTCATCACATGCGTGGGTAAGCAGCAATCAATTCTTAAATGTAAGCGGATATGTCGGTGGCAAAAGTGGCTATACTGATCCAGCCAAACAAACAGGTATATCACTTTTCAAAGTGCCTATTTCAGAATTTGAAACTCGTACGATTGCGGTAACGCTTCTCCAAAGTGATGATAGGCGCACCGACGTCCTCAAACTCATGGACTACGTCAAAAAGAATATGTACCTAGGCGCACCACGCGCTATCAAAGTAGCGACCAATACCGCCACACCAAGCAAAAAAGTATCACTACTTTTTGGTGGTGACATTATGCTTGATCGTGGCGTCAAAACATCTGTAGAAAAAAATTTTGGTGGCGACTATAATAAACTTTTTGATAATATAGGAAGCATCAAAGATGCTGACATAACATTTGTGAATCTCGAAGGTCCTGTATCAGATGTGGGCAATAATGTTGGCAGCAAGTATTCATTCCGCATGGATCCAAAAGTACTACCAGCACTCCTTAATGCTGGTATTGATATCGTTTCATTTGCAAACAACCACGTCGGCGACTGGAACAAAGCAGCATTCAATGACACACTCGGAAGACTTACAAAAAATGGCATTCTCTACACTGGCGCAGGCAGTAGTAAAGCTCAAGCAGAAGAGCCTACGATCATTGAGAAGAATGGTCTTAAGGTTGGCTACTTAGGATTCTCTGATGTTGGACCTGATTGGGTCGCAGCAACTGACAAAGCATCTGGGATACTACTAGCCAGTGATCCAGATTTTGAAGGTATCATACGACGCGCACGCGCAAAGGTAGATATACTCATTGTCTCTGTCCACTGGGGCACCGAATACAAAGAGCACACAGCTCATCAATCCTACCTCGCCCACCGTGCGATAGATAATGGCGCCTCACTTGTTATCGGCCATCATCCACATGTCGAACAAGCAACCGAAACCTACAAAGATGGTCTTATTGTCTACAGTTTAGGAAATTTTATTTTCGACCAGTACTTCTCGCCCGAAACTATGCAAGGTCTCATTGTTAGTGTTGATTTTGATGGTAATAAAATTACTACTGTTACCAAAAGTACGGTAAAACTCAACACTATGTACCAACCAGAATCGATTACCCCCAAAGAATAA
- a CDS encoding polysaccharide deacetylase family protein has translation MRISSIKTSTYVYSICTIVLVFSIYFIDIHLYAKPTHQGVSENNVPSSSLVASLPVATNIVETQTAKYTINNIFNVVPIDPAGNKKVVLLTMDDGPKSKTTLDPILATLDAKNVHILFFVVGSYVKLHPDLTTAMQAHGHTIGNHTWDHANLTKLPIEKQIKELDDTSKIIKDTIGTLPQFFRPPYGMATAEAKEYVKENKMTYMTWSLGGEDWVKKYQSKDALAQHIVEQLHPGANILIHEFPWTRDALPEIIDGIRAAGYIIIDPKEIQTL, from the coding sequence ATGAGAATTTCATCTATCAAAACTTCAACGTATGTCTATAGTATTTGCACCATTGTGCTAGTTTTTTCTATTTATTTTATTGACATTCATCTCTATGCAAAGCCAACACACCAGGGAGTATCTGAAAACAATGTACCTTCTAGTTCTCTTGTAGCGTCCCTCCCTGTTGCAACAAACATTGTCGAAACACAGACAGCAAAATATACCATCAACAACATATTTAATGTCGTACCGATTGACCCAGCCGGGAATAAAAAAGTTGTACTTCTTACTATGGACGATGGGCCAAAATCAAAGACTACTCTTGATCCAATCCTAGCCACACTCGATGCTAAAAATGTTCACATACTTTTCTTTGTAGTTGGGTCATACGTCAAATTACACCCTGATCTAACTACCGCCATGCAAGCTCATGGCCATACTATAGGTAATCACACCTGGGATCATGCCAACCTCACGAAACTGCCGATCGAAAAGCAGATCAAAGAGCTAGACGATACATCAAAGATTATCAAAGACACAATCGGCACACTGCCGCAGTTTTTCCGCCCACCGTACGGCATGGCTACAGCAGAAGCAAAAGAGTATGTTAAAGAAAATAAAATGACGTACATGACCTGGTCGCTCGGAGGCGAAGATTGGGTGAAGAAATACCAGAGCAAAGATGCACTAGCACAGCATATCGTCGAACAACTTCATCCAGGAGCCAATATTTTGATTCATGAATTCCCATGGACCCGCGACGCGTTGCCAGAGATTATCGACGGCATACGAGCGGCAGGCTATATCATCATCGATCCAAAAGAAATTCAGACACTATAG
- a CDS encoding AAA family ATPase: MYLKRLELSGFKSFGKKTVLDFTSPVTAIVGPNGSGKSNVVEAIRFVLGEQSIKSMRGKSGTDLIFKGSKGLSAPSRASVGIVFDNRKKIFSFANNSSGLPNIAFDEITLSREVYSDGANRYSINGSEVRLKDILELLASVHIGSSGHHMISQGEADRVLNASSKDRRSMIEDALGLRVYQYKLRESERKLERTLANMKEVGSLRRELSPHITFLSKQVEKIEKAKELRTELQGLYTTYFANEEYYITTEKAAIEKERVEHEIEAKKITEALAGVEVPAVAPTDASVTRDIATLEEKIFALKKKRDDTSRNLGRLEGVLEALTVKKDAPQKQTMIPKEEVEVLIGELEAMIAEAIEAASLSDAIPILRNVREKLVFFQKVDVAQSETTEDSEHIQNVEGSIKELIRALEVYDEEYVAYERELQKLQNATLLHERALRESERESYELKAKQNAINAKLEMLRLRKDVLETVTTAYANEQQEARVLVGAPEHINKGEAVERSVQEDLRKRIERIKIKIEDAGGGSGSDVLKEYESIKERDQFLARELGDLEVSINELKRLIAELKEKLDTEFKAGILKINKQFQEFFALMFGGGSAFLAIVVEHKRKSKEEDEEEMSADGELAFERGIEINVSLPHKKVKDLNMLSGGERSLTSIALLFAMSQVNPPPFLVLDETDAALDEANSKKYGNMIESLSKYSELIVVTHNRETMSRADVLYGVTIGSDGASKLLSIKFDEAVQIAK; the protein is encoded by the coding sequence ATGTACCTCAAGCGCCTCGAACTAAGTGGATTTAAATCATTCGGCAAAAAGACGGTTCTTGATTTTACGTCACCCGTAACTGCAATCGTTGGTCCCAATGGTTCTGGTAAATCAAACGTCGTTGAAGCTATACGTTTTGTGTTGGGCGAGCAGTCAATCAAGTCAATGCGTGGCAAATCTGGCACTGACCTTATTTTTAAGGGATCAAAAGGTTTGAGTGCACCTTCGCGTGCGTCAGTCGGTATTGTGTTTGATAATCGCAAAAAAATTTTCTCATTTGCCAATAATTCGAGCGGACTTCCAAATATTGCGTTTGATGAAATCACACTAAGTCGTGAAGTCTATAGCGATGGTGCCAATCGATACAGTATCAATGGTTCAGAAGTGAGACTTAAAGATATTTTAGAGCTTCTCGCCTCAGTGCATATTGGTAGTTCTGGCCACCATATGATTTCCCAAGGTGAAGCAGATCGAGTACTCAATGCATCTTCTAAAGATCGTCGTAGCATGATCGAAGATGCACTGGGACTTCGTGTCTATCAGTACAAGCTCCGCGAAAGTGAGCGCAAACTCGAGCGTACACTCGCCAATATGAAAGAAGTAGGATCACTACGACGGGAACTTTCTCCGCATATTACGTTTTTGAGCAAACAAGTTGAAAAAATCGAAAAAGCCAAAGAGCTTCGTACGGAACTGCAAGGATTATATACGACGTATTTTGCAAATGAGGAATATTACATAACAACCGAAAAAGCTGCAATCGAAAAAGAACGAGTAGAGCATGAAATCGAAGCCAAGAAAATCACTGAAGCCCTCGCAGGTGTTGAGGTGCCGGCAGTGGCGCCAACTGATGCGAGTGTCACCCGTGATATTGCAACGCTAGAGGAGAAAATTTTTGCACTTAAGAAAAAGCGAGATGATACGAGTAGAAATCTGGGACGTCTTGAGGGGGTTCTCGAGGCACTCACAGTGAAAAAAGACGCTCCACAAAAGCAAACAATGATTCCGAAAGAAGAAGTTGAAGTGCTCATCGGAGAACTTGAAGCTATGATTGCCGAAGCGATCGAAGCAGCATCATTGTCTGATGCGATTCCTATTCTTCGTAATGTCAGAGAGAAATTGGTTTTCTTCCAAAAAGTAGATGTAGCACAAAGCGAAACTACAGAAGATAGTGAACATATACAAAATGTCGAAGGTTCAATCAAAGAGCTGATCCGCGCACTCGAAGTGTACGACGAAGAGTATGTTGCTTATGAAAGGGAATTACAGAAGCTTCAAAATGCTACGCTACTTCATGAGCGAGCACTGCGTGAAAGCGAACGTGAATCCTATGAACTTAAAGCCAAGCAAAACGCTATCAATGCAAAATTAGAAATGCTCCGGTTGCGTAAAGATGTGCTTGAAACAGTAACGACTGCGTATGCTAATGAACAACAAGAAGCGCGAGTATTGGTAGGCGCTCCAGAACATATAAACAAAGGGGAAGCAGTTGAGCGGTCAGTACAAGAAGATCTGCGTAAGAGAATTGAACGCATCAAAATTAAAATTGAAGATGCCGGTGGTGGTAGTGGCAGTGATGTACTCAAAGAGTACGAAAGCATCAAGGAGCGTGATCAATTCCTAGCGCGAGAGCTTGGAGATTTGGAAGTATCTATCAACGAACTCAAACGTCTCATTGCAGAACTCAAGGAAAAGCTCGATACAGAATTCAAAGCTGGCATACTCAAGATCAATAAACAGTTCCAAGAATTCTTTGCACTCATGTTCGGTGGGGGTAGTGCCTTTCTCGCTATAGTGGTTGAGCATAAGAGGAAGAGCAAAGAGGAAGATGAAGAAGAAATGTCAGCTGATGGGGAATTAGCATTTGAGCGTGGCATTGAGATCAATGTGTCATTGCCACATAAGAAGGTCAAAGACCTCAACATGCTTTCAGGTGGCGAGCGATCGCTCACATCTATCGCGCTTCTCTTTGCCATGTCGCAAGTCAATCCGCCACCATTTCTCGTACTCGATGAGACTGATGCAGCACTCGACGAAGCTAACAGTAAAAAATACGGCAATATGATCGAAAGTCTATCGAAATACTCTGAACTCATCGTCGTAACGCATAATCGAGAAACCATGTCTCGCGCTGATGTACTCTACGGAGTGACAATCGGCTCTGATGGTGCATCCAAGCTCCTATCGATCAAGTTCGACGAAGCAGTGCAGATAGCGAAGTAA
- the rnc gene encoding ribonuclease III: MIDFGAFEQKTKTIFNDKKLLMQAFIHRSYINENPGLGLWHNERLEFLGDAVLELVVTDYLYKKYENHSEGELTSFRAALVNANTIAEVATKLGMNEFLLLSKGESKDMGKARQYILANTFEAYLGAIYLDQGYDAVKEFIANELFTLMDEIVAKKLWRDPKSLIQERAQEYFGVTPLYRVMGESGPDHDKHFTTGIYFGGELIAQGKGKSKQEAEQKAAQEALKVKGWLD, translated from the coding sequence ATGATTGATTTTGGAGCATTTGAACAAAAAACAAAAACTATTTTCAACGATAAGAAGCTGTTAATGCAGGCGTTCATTCACCGCTCGTATATTAACGAGAATCCGGGGCTTGGGCTTTGGCATAATGAGCGCTTAGAATTCCTCGGTGATGCAGTACTCGAACTTGTTGTCACGGACTATCTCTATAAAAAATACGAAAACCATAGCGAGGGGGAACTCACATCGTTTCGCGCAGCACTCGTTAATGCTAATACGATTGCAGAAGTTGCTACAAAACTTGGTATGAATGAATTCCTGCTCCTGTCTAAAGGTGAGTCAAAAGATATGGGCAAAGCGAGGCAATACATACTCGCGAATACCTTTGAAGCCTACTTGGGTGCTATTTATCTTGATCAAGGCTACGATGCGGTAAAAGAATTTATTGCAAATGAACTTTTTACTTTGATGGATGAGATTGTTGCCAAGAAGCTATGGCGCGATCCAAAGAGTTTGATCCAAGAACGTGCACAAGAATATTTCGGCGTGACGCCACTGTACCGTGTTATGGGAGAGAGTGGTCCCGATCATGATAAGCACTTTACCACTGGCATTTATTTCGGCGGTGAACTTATTGCACAAGGCAAAGGTAAATCAAAACAAGAAGCTGAACAGAAGGCAGCCCAAGAAGCATTAAAAGTAAAAGGCTGGCTTGATTAG
- the nusB gene encoding transcription antitermination factor NusB — protein sequence MANRHLSRSIVLQTLFEWDFNSKDDAHIEEVLRRNEGEFGPGLEDFEFMHELTELVLKKRTIIDEIIEKAAPEWPLDKISVVDRNILRLGLAELLFGNREQVPPKVAINEAIELAKAFGGETSSKFVNGVLGAVYKEIGEPGKEQTSKKKKDDTPIDITKLPVEKKAGAVIYARTNDVIYLALVHDVFGYWTLSKGGVDGDEAEDVAVVREINDELGLPIKVLEKLGESEYIASHPEKGKIRKVVHFFLAEAPYQDLKLSSSGGLDGARWFPLHEIGEIKTYDDILPLLAKAVEIITK from the coding sequence ATGGCAAATCGGCATCTCTCACGTTCAATCGTTCTCCAAACACTCTTTGAGTGGGATTTCAACAGCAAAGATGATGCGCATATAGAAGAAGTACTCAGGCGCAATGAGGGCGAATTCGGTCCAGGGCTTGAGGATTTCGAATTCATGCATGAGTTGACTGAACTCGTATTAAAAAAACGTACCATCATAGATGAAATTATTGAAAAGGCAGCTCCAGAATGGCCGCTCGATAAAATTTCTGTTGTTGATCGAAATATTTTACGATTGGGCCTCGCGGAACTTTTGTTCGGTAATCGCGAGCAAGTGCCGCCAAAAGTTGCTATCAATGAAGCCATCGAACTCGCTAAAGCATTTGGCGGAGAGACATCGAGCAAGTTCGTCAATGGCGTCTTGGGTGCTGTCTATAAAGAAATCGGTGAGCCAGGCAAAGAGCAAACATCAAAGAAAAAGAAAGATGATACACCGATCGATATAACCAAGCTTCCTGTTGAGAAAAAAGCAGGCGCAGTCATTTACGCGAGGACTAACGATGTGATTTATCTTGCGCTCGTGCATGATGTTTTCGGTTACTGGACACTTTCCAAAGGTGGTGTTGATGGTGATGAGGCAGAAGATGTCGCAGTCGTTCGAGAGATCAATGATGAATTAGGATTGCCAATAAAAGTGCTCGAAAAATTAGGTGAGTCAGAATATATTGCATCCCACCCAGAAAAAGGTAAGATCCGAAAGGTGGTACATTTCTTCTTGGCAGAAGCACCATACCAAGATTTGAAGCTTTCGAGCTCTGGTGGGCTCGATGGTGCACGGTGGTTTCCTTTGCATGAAATAGGAGAGATCAAGACCTACGATGATATCTTGCCGCTTTTGGCGAAGGCAGTCGAAATTATTACTAAGTAA
- the rpmF gene encoding 50S ribosomal protein L32 — MVVRMRHTRSHTANRRSHHALKRKLFSIDKETGVAHLRHHVSLTTGTYRGKTVMNVTAKAEKKAAKAKALKK; from the coding sequence ATGGTAGTCCGAATGCGACATACGCGCAGTCACACTGCAAATAGACGCTCTCATCACGCACTCAAGCGCAAGCTTTTTTCTATTGATAAAGAAACTGGGGTAGCACACTTGCGCCACCATGTTTCTCTCACGACTGGCACCTATCGGGGCAAAACCGTCATGAATGTGACGGCAAAAGCAGAGAAAAAAGCTGCTAAGGCAAAGGCACTCAAAAAGTAG